One region of Danaus plexippus chromosome 16 unlocalized genomic scaffold, MEX_DaPlex mxdp_23, whole genome shotgun sequence genomic DNA includes:
- the LOC133320301 gene encoding uncharacterized protein LOC133320301 — protein sequence MLNMCPKICLLTIAMLVTEIKGVIYFLNDTEYNRMPPVYKLDDYKTCLEKPTDVYCNVDFNLISDTENELLTMIHEYSEHTCTHYNHSQLNHGICYTQRCQNYIDHAKMKTSIEKCLNDTFMKEYGLSTQVTRFNCHGLSDTKRELDKSDIAVAILLLTIVLLNVAGTIYDYNRKENIKEKKYLLCFSIARNWKKLTSYNSNAESQIEYLKGLNGIRCIILVGVIMVHVTWPNMRAGENLHVLELSFYNVRQNIMMTGSLGIQINFLISGFLLAHNTEIYMENNSINWYSIPKSIISRFFR from the exons ATGTTAAACATGTGTCCAAAGATATGCTTATTAACAATAGCGATGCTAGTAACCGAAATAAAAGGggtgatttattttctaaatg acaCCGAGTATAACCGTATGCCTCCTGTTTATAAACTTGATGATTACAAAACCTGTCTTGAAAAGCCAACCGATGTTTATTGTAACGTGGATTTCAATTTGATTTCCGACACGGAAAATGAACTGCTGACAATGATTCAC gaatATTCGGAACACACATGCACACATTACAATCATTCCCAACTGAATCACGGTATCTGCTACACTCAGCGATGTCAAAATTACATAGACCATGCGAAGATGAAGACATCAATTGAAAAATGCCTTAATGATACGTTTATGAAGGAATATGGTTTGAGTACTCAAGTGACAAGATTCAATTGTCACGGTCTATCTGACACTAAGCGAGAGCTAGACAAATCCGATATAGCAGTCGCTATCCTTCTATTGACGATTGTCTTATTAAACGTTGCTGGAACTATCTATGATTACaacagaaaagaaaatataaaag aaaaaaaatatcttctttgTTTCTCAATTGCACGAAACTGGAAGAAACTTACATCTTATAATTCAAATGCAGAAAGTCAAATAGAATACCTTAAGGGACTAAATGGAATtcg atGTATCATTCTCGTCGGTGTGATAATGGTTCATGTCACGTGGCCAAACATGCGAGCAGGAGAAAATCTTCATGTTTTGGAACTA tcattttataatgtacgacagaatataatgatgactGGATCACTTGGAATTcagataaattttcttatttcggGATTTCTGTTGGCACACAATACCGAGatttatatggaaaataatagCATTAACTGGTACTCCATCCCCAAAAGTATTATATCACGATTTTTCAGGTAA
- the LOC133320302 gene encoding uncharacterized protein LOC133320302, which produces MLNMCPKICLLTIAMLVTEIRGVIYFLNDTEYNRMPPVYKLDDYKTCLEKPTDVYCNVDFNLISDTENELLTMIHEYSEHTCTHYNHSQLNHGICYTQRCQNYIDHTKMKTSIEKCLNDTFMKEYGLSTQVTRFNCHGLSDTKRELDKSDIAVAILLLTIVLLNVAGTIYDYNSKGNIEEKKYLLCFSIARNWKKLTSYNSNAESQIEYLKGLNGIRYKNRRGGLEVKGMPLGHEVAGSKPGKYQWDFPESFVLSKSI; this is translated from the exons ATGTTAAACATGTGTCCAAAGATATGCTTATTAACAATAGCGATGCTAGTGACCGAAATAAGAGGggtgatttattttctaaatg acaCCGAGTATAACCGTATGCCTCCTGTTTATAAACTTGATGATTACAAAACCTGTCTTGAAAAGCCAACCGATGTTTATTGTAACGTGGATTTCAATTTGATTTCCGACACGGAAAATGAACTGCTGACAATGATTCAC gaatATTCGGAACACACATGCACACATTACAATCATTCCCAACTGAATCACGGTATCTGCTACACTCAGCGATGCCAAAATTACATAGACCATACGAAGATGAAGACATCAATTGAAAAATGCCTTAATGATACGTTTATGAAGGAATATGGTTTGAGTACTCAAGTGACAAGATTCAATTGTCACGGTCTATCTGACACTAAGCGAGAGCTTGACAAATCCGATATAGCAGTCGCTATCCTTCTATTGACGATTGTCTTGTTAAACGTTGCTGGAACTATTTATGATTACAACAGTAAAGGAAATATAGAAG aaaaaaaatatcttctttgTTTCTCAATTGCACGAAACTGGAAGAAGCTTACATCGTATAATTCAAATGCAGAAAGTCAAATAGAATACCTCAAGGGACTAAATGGAATTcg atACAAAAACAGAAGAGGTGGCCTAGAGGTTAAAGGCATGCCTCTAGGGCATGAGGtagcgggttcgaaacctggcaagtaccaatgggATTTTCCCGAGTCATtcgtactttctaagagtatttag
- the LOC133320255 gene encoding O-acyltransferase like protein-like has protein sequence MLNMCPKICLLTIAMLVTEIKGVIYFLNDTEYNRMPPVYKLDDYKTCLEKPTDVYCNVDFNLISDTENERLTMIHEYSEHTCTHYNHSQLNHGICYTQRCQNYIDHTKMKTSIEKCLNDTFMKEYGLSTQVTRFNCHGLSDTKRELDKSDIAVAILLLTIVLLNVAGTIYDYNRKENIKEKKYLLCFSIARNWKKLTSYNSNAESQIEYLKGLNGIRCIILVGVIMVHNTWPYMRAGENLHVLELSFYKVRQNILMTGSLGIQINFLISGFLLAHNTEMYMENNSINWYSIPKSIISRFFRITPVYAVVIAVSATWIKYLGPGPLWQDTGNVLYSHCRSGWWRNLLYINNYKYNSQCLPHSWYLGADMQLYCLGIILCVILKKKSLRKPVLAGVLLLGIAAIAIHTYVRDLDPILILSPGEVKTLFWTAPTFNETYKMGHANIPSFIIGMMLGYYVYEKRKTGLQVPKSRGLRYIYWALVPLAMAVMFSGELFYRDAPRDPLSVRVAYAALIKPIFSSLIAMLLLGMIFKIENVFRRVLEWDMWIIPSRLSYSVYINHMVLIRLYIGLSHSLFFVSHTNMNLLTVGVTLVSLIVAVPLCLLIEIPFLQVFKCYMIGNNKKKEIEKSL, from the exons ATGTTAAACATGTGTCCAAAGATATGCTTATTAACAATAGCGATGCTAGTAACCGAAATAAAAGGggtgatttattttctaaatg acaCTGAGTATAACCGTATGCCTCCTGTTTATAAACTTGATGATTACAAAACCTGTCTTGAAAAGCCAACCGATGTTTATTGTAACGTGGATTTCAATTTGATTTCCGACACAGAAAATGAACGGCTAACAATGATTCAC gaATATTCGGAACACACATGCACACATTACAATCATTCCCAACTGAATCACGGTATCTGCTATACTCAGCGATGCCAAAATTACATAGACCATACGAAGATGAAGACATCAATTGAAAAATGCCTTAATGATACGTTTATGAAGGAATATGGTTTGAGTACTCAAGTGACAAGATTCAATTGTCACGGTCTATCTGACACTAAGCGAGAGCTTGACAAATCCGATATAGCAGTCGCTATCCTTCTATTGACGATTGTCTTGTTAAACGTTGCTGGAACTATCTATGATTACaacagaaaagaaaatataaaag aaaaaaaatatcttctttgTTTCTCAATTGCACGAAACTGGAAGAAGCTTACATCTTATAATTCAAATGCAGAAAGTCAAATAGAATACCTTAAGGGACTAAATGGAATtcg atGTATCATTCTCGTCGGTGTGATAATGGTTCATAACACGTGGCCATACATGCGAGCAGGAGAAAATCTTCATGTTTTGGAACTA tcattttataaagtacGACAGAATATATTGATGACTGGATCACTTGGAATTcagataaattttcttatttcggGATTTCTGTTGGCACACAATACCGAGATGtatatggaaaataatagCATTAACTGGTACTCCATCCCTAAAAGTATTATATCGCGATTTTTCAG AATAACACCAGTTTATGCCGTGGTTATAGCAGTAAGTGCTActtggataaaatatttaggacCTGGGCCACTGTGGCAG GATACTGGGAATGTGCTGTACTCTCACTGTAGGAGTGGATGGTGGCGCAATCTACTGTACATAAACAACTACAAATATAACTCCCAATGCTTACCGCACTCTTG GTATCTTGGAGCGGATATGCAATTGTATTGCTTGGGAATAATTCTATGCGTGATTTTGAAGAAGAAAAGTCTGAGGAAACCTGTGTTGGCtggtgttttattattagggATTGCTGCGATAGCTATTCACACTTACGTTCGTGATTTAGatccaatattaattttgtctccggg AGAAGTTAAGACGCTGTTTTGGACCGCTCCCACTTTCAACGAGACGTATAAAATGGGCCACGCTAATATACCCAGCTTTATCATTGGTATGATGCTTGGTTACTACGTATATGAAAAACGAAAAACCGGATTACAAGTACCAAAGAGTAGA ggGCTAAGATATATTTACTGGGCGCTAGTACCCCTGGCAATGGCTGTCATGTTCTCAGGAGAGCTGTTCTATCGTGATGCGCCCCGCGATCCACTTTCAGTCCGCGTCGCGTATGCGGCTCTAATCAAACCCATATTCTCATCCCTGATAGCCATGCTTTTATTaggaatgatatttaaaatagaaa ATGTTTTTCGGAGAGTATTAGAATGGGACATGTGGATAATACCAAGCCGTCTGTCTTATTCCGTCTATATAAATCACATGGTATTAATAAGACTGTATATAGGATTGAGccattctttattttttgtttcccaTACGAACAtg AATTTGTTGACTGTTGGCGTGACGTTAGTATCATTAATCGTCGCCGTTCCACTGTGTTTGCTGATTGAGATTCCATTTCTCCAAGTCTTCAAATGTTACATGATtggaaataataagaaaaaagaaattgaaaaatcattgtaa
- the LOC133320270 gene encoding O-acyltransferase like protein-like, whose translation MNGNFCLIRITPVYAVVIAVSATWIKYLGPGPLWQDTGNVLYSHCRSGWWRNLLYINNYKYNSQCLLHCWYLGADMQLYCLGIILCVILKKKSLRKPVLAGVLLIGIAAIAIHTYVRDLDPILILSPGEVKTLFWTAPTFNETYKMGHANIPSFIIGMMLGYYVYEKRKTGLQVPKSRGLRYIYWALVPLAMAVMFSGELFYRDAPRDPLSVRVAYAALIKPIFSSLIAMLLLGMIFKIENVFRRVLEWDMWIIPSRLSYSVYINHMVLIRLYIGLSHSLFSVSDTNMNLLTVCVTLFSLIVAVPLCLLIEIPFLQVFKCYVIGNNKKKEIEKSL comes from the exons atgaacgGCAATTTTTGTCTTATCAGAATAACACCAGTTTATGCCGTGGTTATAGCAGTAAGTGCTActtggataaaatatttaggacCCGGGCCGCTGTGGCAG GATACTGGGAATGTGCTGTACTCTCACTGTAGGAGTGGATGGTGGCGCAATCTACTGTACATAAACAACTACAAATATAACTCCCAATGCTTACTGCACTGTTG GTATCTTGGAGCGGATATGCAATTGTATTGCTTGGGAATAATTCTATGCGTGATTTTGAAGAAGAAAAGTCTGAGGAAACCTGTGTTGGCTGGTGTTTTATTAATAGGGATTGCTGCGATAGCTATTCACACTTACGTTCGTGATTTAGatccaatattaattttgtctccggg AGAAGTTAAGACGCTGTTTTGGACCGCTCCCACTTTCAACGAGACGTATAAAATGGGCCACGCTAATATACCCAGCTTTATCATTGGTATGATGCTTGGTTACTACGTATATGAAAAACGAAAAACCGGATTACAAGTACCAAAGAGTAGA ggGCTAAGATATATTTACTGGGCGCTAGTACCCCTGGCAATGGCTGTCATGTTCTCAGGAGAGCTGTTCTATCGTGATGCGCCCCGCGATCCACTTTCAGTCCGCGTCGCGTATGCGGCTCTAATCAAACCCATATTCTCATCCCTGATAGCTATGCTTTTATTaggaatgatatttaaaatagaaa ATGTGTTTCGGAGAGTATTAGAATGGGACATGTGGATAATACCAAGCCGTCTGTCTTATTCCGTCTATATAAATCACATGGTATTAATAAGACTGTATATAGGATTGAGCCattctttattttctgtttccGATACGAACAtg aatttgTTGACTGTTTGTGTGACGCTATTTTCGTTAATCGTCGCCGTTCCACTGTGTTTGCTGATTGAGATTCCATTTCTTCAAGTCTTTAAATGTTACGTAATtggaaataataagaaaaaagaaattgaaaaatcattgtaa